A portion of the Adhaeribacter radiodurans genome contains these proteins:
- a CDS encoding sensor histidine kinase, giving the protein MVNPIEPESYHRKLIWWLLFLGSLLTHAFLKPVYGQNGRKTQVTEPVRVLALHQLPDPDSRITLEQAQNIPLRHWQPVSAVNFGSKGRSGWVVSQIYSLRAQEVKLELQTPFIDTVQVWLFTKNDLVKKYPTTGYWRLPHSSHNPNEHRYYLFTLPLEANQAYQVYIRGYVKPGFSLKFAVQYWQPAAFWWHMRYVDWHWALFVGMITMTLGITVIRFGFYPRRIYVYFAGYIFSLALYALLNDGWGIFLPAVIQQQVNPITNHYLLSLGLCFLLLFSRRFLHISKQAPHWWLRINPWWLCLLLIVFIDLAQFASLNEHLVLLRFVYRLGLLVALVAALIWISYLRHALRQGFQPAWLLLCSQLVMLLVYFFTKFLENTGLLPHILPDMLLFRLALVTEITIITIGWLYRQKVIRESKEQLQGQRERMARDLHDSIGSQLTHIVLRLDSLVRRTSGEFQEQTHRLADFTRGTIQMLRETIWVLDQKRLSVSSFANRLQNFLHKLWEGRENPVLNWEFLSTATAPELSPLVAQHLFYITQEAINNALKYACATRIDVRLATQIPNLVLTITDNGGGFDLANTKRINGINYMRKRAEEVGGQFFITSTFKKTEIKISMPIILEEYPVIDI; this is encoded by the coding sequence TTGGTAAACCCTATCGAACCCGAGAGTTATCACCGGAAACTTATTTGGTGGCTACTATTTTTGGGTAGCCTGCTGACGCATGCTTTTTTGAAACCGGTGTATGGGCAGAATGGAAGAAAAACTCAGGTAACGGAACCCGTGCGCGTTTTGGCGTTGCACCAATTACCAGATCCGGATTCGCGTATTACGTTAGAGCAAGCGCAGAATATACCCTTGCGCCATTGGCAGCCCGTTTCAGCAGTTAACTTTGGCAGTAAAGGCCGTTCGGGTTGGGTAGTTTCCCAAATTTATAGTTTGCGCGCGCAGGAAGTAAAACTAGAACTCCAGACTCCCTTTATAGATACGGTGCAGGTATGGTTGTTTACTAAAAATGATTTAGTAAAAAAATACCCAACTACCGGCTACTGGCGCCTGCCGCATAGCAGCCATAATCCTAACGAGCATCGTTATTACTTGTTTACTTTACCCCTCGAGGCAAATCAAGCGTACCAGGTTTATATTCGGGGGTATGTAAAACCTGGCTTCAGTTTAAAATTTGCGGTGCAATATTGGCAGCCTGCTGCTTTTTGGTGGCACATGCGGTACGTTGACTGGCACTGGGCTTTGTTTGTGGGCATGATAACCATGACTTTAGGTATTACCGTAATCCGTTTTGGTTTTTATCCCCGGCGCATTTACGTGTACTTTGCCGGTTATATTTTTAGCCTTGCCCTGTACGCGCTTCTGAATGATGGCTGGGGAATTTTTCTACCTGCCGTTATACAGCAACAAGTAAATCCTATTACTAATCATTATTTATTGAGCCTAGGCTTATGCTTTTTATTGTTATTTAGCCGTCGCTTTTTACATATTTCTAAACAGGCACCGCATTGGTGGTTGCGCATTAATCCGTGGTGGTTATGTTTGTTATTGATTGTGTTTATCGACTTGGCCCAGTTTGCCAGTTTAAACGAACATCTGGTTCTTCTTCGGTTTGTTTACCGCTTGGGTTTACTCGTTGCCTTGGTAGCAGCACTTATCTGGATAAGTTACCTTCGGCATGCTCTCCGGCAAGGGTTTCAACCGGCTTGGTTGCTCCTGTGTTCGCAACTGGTTATGCTTTTAGTTTACTTTTTTACTAAATTTTTAGAAAACACCGGTCTTTTGCCCCACATTTTGCCGGATATGCTTTTGTTTCGGCTTGCTTTGGTTACTGAAATTACTATTATTACTATTGGGTGGTTGTACCGCCAGAAAGTTATCCGGGAATCGAAAGAACAGTTGCAAGGCCAACGCGAACGGATGGCTCGCGACCTTCACGATAGTATTGGATCTCAGCTCACCCATATTGTTTTGCGCCTCGATTCCCTTGTTCGCCGTACTTCCGGCGAATTTCAGGAACAAACACATCGTCTGGCCGATTTCACCCGGGGAACTATCCAAATGCTCCGGGAAACTATTTGGGTACTAGACCAAAAAAGGCTTTCGGTAAGTAGTTTTGCCAACCGGCTCCAAAACTTTTTGCATAAGCTTTGGGAAGGCCGGGAAAATCCGGTACTCAACTGGGAATTTTTATCAACTGCTACGGCTCCGGAACTATCGCCGCTAGTAGCGCAGCATTTGTTTTACATTACTCAGGAAGCTATTAATAATGCCTTAAAATACGCCTGTGCCACCCGGATAGACGTGCGATTGGCAACTCAAATTCCTAACCTGGTACTTACTATTACAGATAATGGCGGTGGGTTTGATCTGGCAAATACCAAACGTATTAACGGAATAAACTACATGCGTAAACGAGCCGAAGAAGTAGGCGGTCAGTTTTTTATCACCAGTACTTTTAAAAAAACTGAAATTAAAATTTCAATGCCTATAATTCTTGAAGAATATCCAGTAATAGACATTTAA
- a CDS encoding LuxR C-terminal-related transcriptional regulator, whose translation MKKLPTSMSRRSPSKSYGELVQLWQSQPYSPELDDTSFQHLVPNTPTLTISPCITWIFDLRTKKYVFVSSNIQRLLGYAPEEWLQGGMKFAKDRVHAEDATHLWRLMRQVWEFLLALPASQRQEYRFNCDYRLQKANGSYARLLEQNTILQTDKRGSVRYILGVCTDITDWKKNEGLTASVISPQNETCLVCTSTSTEEEEPSPFEALLSKREKEVLKLIADGYSSKIIADMLSISFHTVNTHRQKMIEKTNAPNTSGLIQLAFNHKLI comes from the coding sequence ATGAAAAAATTACCCACTTCCATGAGCCGCCGCTCTCCCAGCAAGTCATACGGAGAATTAGTACAACTATGGCAAAGCCAACCTTACTCCCCCGAACTGGATGATACCAGCTTTCAGCACCTGGTACCGAACACACCAACCTTAACCATTAGCCCCTGCATTACCTGGATTTTTGATTTGCGCACGAAAAAATACGTTTTCGTGAGTAGTAATATTCAACGTTTACTTGGTTATGCCCCCGAAGAATGGCTGCAAGGAGGAATGAAGTTCGCCAAAGACCGGGTACACGCAGAGGATGCCACTCACTTATGGCGACTTATGCGGCAAGTATGGGAATTTTTACTGGCTTTACCCGCCAGCCAACGCCAGGAGTACCGCTTTAATTGCGATTACCGCCTACAGAAAGCCAATGGCTCATACGCCCGGCTGCTGGAACAAAACACCATTTTGCAAACCGATAAACGTGGCAGTGTACGGTATATATTGGGCGTTTGCACCGATATAACCGACTGGAAAAAAAACGAAGGTTTAACTGCCTCGGTAATATCGCCGCAAAATGAAACCTGCCTGGTGTGTACCTCTACCTCCACTGAGGAAGAAGAACCATCGCCGTTCGAAGCGTTATTGAGCAAACGTGAAAAAGAAGTACTCAAATTAATTGCCGATGGCTACAGCAGCAAAATTATTGCGGATATGCTTAGCATAAGTTTTCATACGGTTAATACACACCGGCAGAAAATGATCGAAAAAACCAATGCTCCTAATACAAGCGGCTTAATCCAGCTCGCCTTTAACCATAAACTAATCTAA
- a CDS encoding sensor histidine kinase, translated as MADISIIIAGGTIIFLLTAGFIISLFYSYNQRLIAYLKEKEELKIIFQNEKLKAQLEMQEQTFHSISQEIHDNIGQILSLTRLNISTIKPDDYAATEHKITASKELLDQAIEDLRDLSKRLNTQFVTQQSLSASLRFQLNLIQKAGYHTTSLEVHGEEEAHLDPEKKLIVFRIAQEALNNVLKHADAKHILVVLVYLPDKTILSIKDDGHGFEVAEKVDAEVPVKGIGTYNMYYRARLIGAEFSLQSQQGEGTLAHLVLPATS; from the coding sequence ATGGCCGATATTTCTATCATTATTGCGGGCGGCACCATTATTTTTCTGTTAACTGCAGGCTTTATTATATCTTTATTTTATTCGTACAATCAACGTTTAATTGCCTATCTGAAAGAAAAAGAAGAACTTAAAATTATTTTTCAGAATGAAAAACTTAAAGCCCAACTGGAAATGCAGGAACAAACCTTTCATAGTATTTCCCAGGAAATCCACGACAATATCGGCCAGATTCTTTCCCTTACTAGGCTTAATATCAGTACGATTAAACCGGACGATTATGCGGCTACCGAACATAAAATTACTGCCAGTAAAGAACTCCTAGACCAAGCCATTGAAGACCTGCGCGATTTATCTAAAAGGTTAAACACCCAATTTGTTACGCAGCAGAGCTTATCGGCCTCGCTCCGGTTCCAACTAAATCTGATTCAGAAAGCCGGTTATCATACCACCTCCTTAGAGGTACACGGCGAGGAAGAGGCTCACCTGGACCCGGAAAAGAAACTAATTGTTTTCCGGATTGCGCAGGAAGCTTTAAATAACGTTTTAAAACATGCCGATGCCAAACATATTTTGGTAGTGCTGGTTTATCTGCCCGATAAAACTATTTTAAGTATTAAAGACGATGGCCACGGCTTTGAAGTAGCTGAAAAAGTAGATGCCGAAGTTCCGGTGAAAGGCATTGGTACGTATAATATGTATTACCGGGCCCGCCTGATTGGTGCCGAGTTTAGTTTGCAAAGCCAGCAAGGCGAAGGTACTTTGGCGCATCTGGTATTACCAGCCACCTCTTAA
- a CDS encoding response regulator transcription factor, which translates to MQASKDKKVVLVDDHKLFRKGMVELVNGFAGYSVVWEAENGRDFIQKLIPQDLPDVVLLDISMPVMDGFETAQWMEQRYPEVKLLALSMHNDNETIKRMLKSGVNGYVLKNADPAELRLALQTLEEEGSYYSTRVTAILIEDLHKPKKVKVELSERETEFLKLACTELCYKAFAPILKVHPRVVEAIREGLFKKLQVESRVGLVLYAIKNGIFKVE; encoded by the coding sequence ATGCAAGCCAGCAAAGATAAAAAAGTTGTTTTAGTAGACGACCACAAGCTGTTCCGGAAAGGAATGGTGGAGTTGGTGAATGGTTTTGCGGGTTACTCGGTAGTGTGGGAAGCGGAAAATGGCCGCGATTTTATTCAGAAGCTAATACCCCAGGATTTACCGGATGTGGTACTTTTAGATATTAGTATGCCCGTGATGGATGGTTTTGAAACGGCGCAGTGGATGGAGCAACGTTACCCCGAGGTAAAATTGCTGGCCTTATCCATGCACAACGATAACGAAACTATTAAACGAATGCTCAAGTCGGGAGTAAACGGGTATGTTTTAAAAAATGCCGATCCCGCCGAACTCCGCCTGGCTCTCCAAACTTTAGAAGAAGAAGGATCTTATTATTCTACTCGGGTTACGGCTATTTTAATTGAAGACTTGCATAAACCCAAAAAAGTAAAAGTAGAACTCAGCGAACGCGAAACTGAATTCCTAAAGTTAGCCTGTACTGAGTTGTGTTACAAAGCTTTTGCCCCCATTTTAAAAGTGCATCCGCGGGTGGTGGAGGCTATTCGGGAAGGGTTATTTAAAAAATTACAGGTAGAGTCGAGGGTAGGATTGGTTTTGTATGCGATTAAAAATGGGATTTTTAAAGTGGAATAA
- a CDS encoding DNA/RNA non-specific endonuclease yields MANLENYKGYSEAFIHPELPLPLPRLQAEQQADLAPVTGTTNNLANYINYSLVLSQSRGFPYFVASNIDGGLFKKVSRTDNWRKDSRIDYAHQWGEELYKARKSDFDKGHMTKREDVQWGQTTLEARAAADTTFYFTNAVPQRAELNQQIWADLENYILHTESVPNNLRIAVFTGPVLRPSDPVFVTKVLGREVQLPTLFWKVVIFTKDNQQLNRVGFLMGQEKLLRKAKIVKSEAVEATAFATERFMEFEDAETYQVNIATIEELTKLTLPPAQDVYLDSRPIKLVLEEVDINARVATPKAFTELGYRISNLVV; encoded by the coding sequence ATGGCAAATTTAGAGAACTACAAGGGTTATTCAGAAGCTTTTATTCATCCGGAATTACCGTTACCGTTGCCTCGCTTACAAGCAGAACAACAAGCCGATTTAGCTCCGGTAACAGGCACCACCAATAACCTAGCGAATTATATTAACTACAGTCTGGTCTTAAGCCAAAGCCGCGGATTTCCTTATTTTGTGGCAAGCAACATTGATGGCGGTTTGTTTAAAAAAGTATCCCGGACCGATAACTGGCGCAAAGACAGTCGCATAGATTATGCGCACCAATGGGGTGAGGAATTGTATAAAGCCCGAAAAAGTGATTTTGATAAAGGCCACATGACCAAGCGCGAAGATGTGCAGTGGGGACAAACCACTTTAGAAGCCAGGGCCGCAGCCGATACCACATTCTATTTTACTAACGCGGTACCGCAACGGGCCGAATTAAACCAACAAATATGGGCTGATTTAGAAAATTACATTCTGCATACCGAAAGCGTACCCAATAATTTACGCATTGCTGTATTTACGGGCCCAGTGCTGCGCCCATCCGATCCGGTGTTTGTTACGAAAGTACTGGGCAGAGAAGTTCAACTACCCACCTTGTTCTGGAAAGTAGTAATATTCACGAAAGATAATCAGCAATTAAACCGGGTTGGTTTTTTAATGGGTCAGGAAAAACTACTCCGGAAAGCTAAAATAGTAAAATCCGAAGCTGTAGAAGCCACTGCTTTTGCTACTGAACGGTTTATGGAGTTCGAAGATGCCGAAACTTACCAGGTAAATATTGCTACCATCGAAGAGCTAACGAAACTAACTTTGCCTCCCGCGCAAGATGTTTACCTGGACAGCCGACCTATTAAATTGGTGCTGGAAGAAGTAGACATCAATGCCCGCGTTGCTACTCCAAAGGCATTTACCGAGCTTGGTTACCGTATTTCCAACTTAGTTGTTTAA
- a CDS encoding protealysin inhibitor emfourin, which translates to MKVYFKPEGGFGFFPGLNKPLELNSEQLPPEEADHLHQLIHAANFFNLPNQQPESTFGADQKKYTIRVESQDQQHLIQLQDTEIEPPLHNLLNYLNQKQKETRS; encoded by the coding sequence ATGAAAGTTTACTTTAAACCCGAAGGTGGATTTGGCTTTTTTCCGGGGTTGAATAAGCCTTTGGAGTTAAATAGCGAACAACTCCCTCCCGAAGAAGCCGATCACCTGCACCAGCTCATTCACGCAGCTAATTTTTTTAATTTACCCAACCAGCAGCCGGAATCTACCTTTGGAGCTGATCAGAAAAAATATACCATCCGGGTAGAAAGTCAAGATCAACAGCACTTGATTCAGCTTCAGGATACGGAAATAGAGCCGCCACTCCACAATTTATTAAACTACTTAAATCAAAAGCAAAAAGAAACACGCTCCTGA
- a CDS encoding M4 family metallopeptidase, whose product MAQIHSHRHSIFCILPPYILRALAEKGNDHQRSVALKALSGDMTFRNLRSGTRVSPIFGRKRPAAFLVAGDKQRTIFSAEQSQTLPGKTVRAEGSKPSGDPAVDEAYDGLGATYDFFWEQFKRNSIDDEGMPMNGTVHFGEDYANAFWDGQRMVFGDGDNELFNRFTLSLDVIAHELTHGVTEDEAQLMYSGQSGALNESVSDVFGSLVKQYALKQSADEADWLIGAELFTDKVKGTNGNPAAIRSMKDPGSAYNDPVLGKDPQPKHMKDFVNTFEDNGGVHINSGIPNHAFYLAATAIGGKAWEKAGRVWYETLIDARLKSNATFQRFAELTIENAKRFNVEEAITKAWSQVGISLAV is encoded by the coding sequence ATGGCGCAAATTCATTCACACCGGCATTCTATCTTTTGTATTTTACCGCCTTACATTTTGCGGGCTTTGGCCGAAAAGGGCAACGATCATCAGCGTTCTGTTGCTCTAAAGGCTTTAAGTGGCGATATGACTTTCCGGAATTTACGTTCGGGCACGCGGGTAAGTCCGATTTTTGGTCGGAAGCGACCAGCGGCTTTTTTAGTAGCCGGTGATAAACAACGTACCATTTTTTCGGCGGAGCAATCGCAAACTTTACCGGGCAAAACCGTACGGGCCGAAGGCAGTAAACCCTCCGGCGATCCGGCTGTTGATGAAGCCTACGATGGTTTAGGTGCTACGTACGACTTTTTCTGGGAGCAATTTAAGCGTAATTCCATTGATGACGAAGGTATGCCGATGAACGGCACCGTCCATTTTGGAGAAGATTACGCCAATGCTTTCTGGGACGGCCAACGCATGGTTTTCGGCGACGGCGATAACGAATTATTTAACCGGTTTACCCTTTCGCTGGACGTAATTGCGCACGAACTCACCCACGGCGTTACCGAAGACGAAGCTCAACTTATGTATTCCGGCCAATCCGGAGCACTAAACGAGTCGGTATCGGATGTGTTTGGCTCTTTAGTAAAGCAATACGCCTTAAAACAAAGCGCTGATGAGGCCGACTGGCTGATTGGAGCTGAATTATTTACCGATAAAGTAAAAGGCACCAACGGTAACCCAGCAGCAATCCGGTCGATGAAAGACCCAGGCAGCGCCTACAACGATCCGGTATTAGGCAAAGACCCCCAGCCCAAACACATGAAAGATTTTGTGAATACTTTCGAAGATAATGGCGGTGTGCACATTAATTCTGGTATTCCGAACCATGCTTTTTACCTGGCTGCAACGGCCATTGGCGGTAAGGCCTGGGAAAAAGCCGGTCGGGTTTGGTACGAGACATTAATTGATGCCCGCTTAAAATCGAATGCTACTTTTCAACGGTTTGCCGAATTAACCATCGAGAATGCGAAGCGCTTTAACGTAGAAGAAGCCATAACTAAAGCCTGGAGCCAGGTTGGTATATCCCTAGCTGTTTAA
- a CDS encoding outer membrane beta-barrel family protein: MKNIFRLLLFTIGIIIVGQPPVIAQNNNFLTGTLKDAKGTIVGYATVAVVQAASKTIVNGGISEANGNFKIKAPATGQYLLRVSAIGYTQTETPFELTNSTPSKDFGTLTLKEDTQVLKEVNVQALRPTITNHPDKMVVSIEGTALSTGNTAYDVLLKSPGVFVDQDGNIQLNGKSGVRIMIDGKLTYLSGKELQTMLQGMAAENLKDLELITNPSAKYDAEGTAGIININLKKNTLSGINGSIYGGYQYNNWNAYSMGGNLNVKKGKWNSFVNADFARRIFIRDARLYREFNSPESSTQFKQTAKEKGIRQAPSFRLGTDYDINQKHSIGVMANIYYQDMNTNFRSDLSEFHPQVQDNKRVFTNNRVQGKFANGTVNAHYLGKLDTLGTTLAADLDFVRIYDHDEATYANQFSYLNKVRPDSLVDLANDNPSSFNIYSAKVDYTKPFTKKTKLEAGAKASHVVSDNDLRFFQVADEQLIKDFTRSNHFIYRENIYAAYANFSTSLGEKWKIQGGLRAEKTISEGKSITKDSVNSRNYLNWFPSIFLMQQVNKDYKVTYNYSRRINRPYYGNLNPFVFYIDPYTSAQGNPYLRPQYTHSFQVTQSLKDTYSLSIGYADTQDFMAEVPVQNNANNTMVFQQRNGDQFKDINAALVAPIKITPKWDMNNNLTVGYQSYTIAISDQAIRNEQFFVYGQSSNNIQLPRDWRLEVNLDYRGPRVYAAYQIKQSWAVDAGLKRSFLNKKLEVSANVTDIFRTRRFAGTSNVNGNVNEINQYFAQRSLRLNLRYNFNKGEKFEAKKRNTNLEELNRAGGN, encoded by the coding sequence ATGAAAAATATATTCAGACTTTTATTATTTACCATTGGGATAATAATCGTTGGCCAACCTCCGGTAATAGCTCAAAATAATAATTTTTTAACCGGTACTTTAAAAGATGCGAAGGGTACTATTGTGGGTTATGCAACTGTGGCAGTGGTACAAGCCGCTAGTAAGACGATAGTTAACGGAGGAATTTCGGAAGCAAATGGTAATTTTAAAATTAAAGCTCCGGCTACCGGGCAATACCTGTTACGCGTAAGTGCCATCGGGTACACGCAAACAGAAACTCCTTTTGAACTTACCAATAGCACCCCCAGCAAAGATTTCGGCACTTTAACTCTAAAAGAAGACACCCAAGTTTTAAAAGAAGTAAACGTACAAGCACTGCGACCTACTATTACTAATCATCCGGATAAAATGGTAGTGAGTATTGAAGGTACGGCGCTTTCTACGGGTAACACCGCTTATGATGTTTTACTAAAATCACCGGGCGTGTTTGTCGATCAGGATGGCAATATTCAGTTAAATGGCAAGTCGGGCGTGCGGATTATGATTGATGGAAAACTGACTTATTTATCGGGCAAAGAACTTCAAACCATGTTGCAAGGCATGGCCGCCGAAAACTTAAAAGACCTGGAATTAATTACGAATCCATCGGCTAAGTACGACGCCGAAGGTACCGCCGGAATTATTAACATAAATTTAAAAAAGAATACGCTTAGCGGCATAAACGGCAGTATTTACGGCGGATACCAGTACAACAACTGGAACGCGTACTCTATGGGCGGCAACCTGAACGTGAAAAAAGGCAAATGGAACTCGTTTGTAAATGCCGATTTTGCCCGCCGCATATTCATCCGCGATGCCCGCTTGTACCGGGAATTTAACTCTCCTGAAAGCAGCACCCAGTTTAAACAAACCGCCAAAGAAAAAGGTATCCGCCAGGCTCCTTCCTTCCGGTTGGGTACAGATTACGACATCAATCAAAAACACAGTATTGGAGTAATGGCAAACATTTATTACCAGGATATGAATACCAATTTCCGTTCTGACTTGAGTGAGTTTCATCCGCAGGTACAGGATAATAAGCGGGTATTCACGAATAATCGGGTGCAGGGCAAGTTTGCAAATGGCACCGTTAACGCGCATTATCTCGGCAAATTAGATACCTTGGGCACCACCCTGGCTGCCGATTTAGATTTTGTCCGGATTTACGACCACGACGAGGCAACTTATGCCAACCAGTTTAGCTATTTAAATAAAGTTCGGCCAGATAGTCTGGTAGATTTAGCCAATGATAACCCCAGCAGTTTTAATATTTATTCCGCTAAAGTAGATTATACCAAACCTTTTACAAAAAAAACCAAACTCGAAGCCGGTGCCAAGGCCAGCCACGTGGTGTCGGATAATGATTTACGATTTTTTCAGGTAGCAGATGAGCAACTAATAAAGGATTTTACCCGCAGCAATCATTTCATTTACCGCGAAAACATTTACGCGGCCTATGCTAACTTCAGTACTAGCTTAGGCGAAAAATGGAAAATACAGGGCGGTTTACGCGCCGAGAAAACCATTTCCGAAGGTAAATCCATTACTAAAGATTCAGTAAATAGCCGTAATTACCTTAATTGGTTCCCGAGCATATTTTTGATGCAGCAGGTAAATAAAGATTATAAAGTAACTTATAACTATAGCCGCCGCATTAACCGGCCTTATTATGGTAATTTAAATCCTTTTGTCTTCTACATCGACCCTTACACATCGGCGCAAGGCAATCCGTATTTACGACCTCAATATACCCATTCGTTCCAGGTAACCCAATCGTTAAAAGACACTTACTCGTTGAGCATCGGCTACGCTGATACCCAGGATTTTATGGCCGAAGTACCAGTACAAAACAACGCCAATAATACAATGGTATTTCAGCAACGCAACGGCGACCAATTTAAAGATATAAATGCCGCTTTGGTGGCCCCCATTAAAATTACGCCTAAATGGGATATGAATAATAACCTTACCGTAGGCTATCAGAGTTACACTATTGCTATTTCAGATCAAGCTATCCGTAACGAGCAATTTTTCGTGTATGGGCAATCGTCGAACAATATTCAGTTACCCCGCGATTGGCGCTTAGAAGTAAACCTGGATTACCGCGGCCCACGGGTTTATGCGGCGTATCAAATCAAACAAAGCTGGGCCGTAGATGCCGGCTTAAAACGCTCTTTCTTAAACAAGAAATTAGAAGTATCAGCTAACGTAACCGATATTTTCCGGACCCGCCGTTTTGCCGGCACATCTAATGTAAACGGTAACGTAAATGAAATAAATCAATATTTTGCCCAACGCAGCTTGCGCTTAAACCTGCGCTACAACTTTAACAAAGGCGAAAAATTTGAAGCCAAAAAACGCAATACTAACCTGGAAGAGTTGAACCGGGCCGGCGGCAATTAA
- a CDS encoding GAF domain-containing protein has translation MTTLHYNTAHTLEVDKENLRLQALNKYNILDTPAEEEFDHIVTLASFICGTPISLISLISDKRQWFKAKLGITEAETPRELSFCQYAIQSDDILEIPDTLGDIRFYSNPFVTGNPNIRYYAGAPLVTNEGNRLGTLCVIDTVPRELSEAQKMALATLSEQVVAHLELRLKKQEVEEEKQQLKVVNQRLDEVMTFVNKQLPDSIRDLQKAAEQLSQDEENNNCLESESVRLVKNNISNLQNILAKIQQG, from the coding sequence ATGACCACGCTCCATTACAACACTGCTCACACATTGGAAGTTGATAAAGAAAATTTACGGTTACAAGCTCTGAATAAGTATAATATATTAGATACTCCCGCAGAGGAAGAGTTCGATCATATAGTAACTTTGGCTTCTTTTATCTGCGGTACTCCTATATCTTTGATTAGCCTGATTTCAGATAAACGTCAGTGGTTTAAAGCTAAACTAGGAATTACAGAAGCCGAAACTCCGCGTGAACTATCTTTTTGCCAGTACGCTATTCAAAGCGATGATATTCTGGAAATACCCGATACCTTAGGCGACATCCGGTTTTACAGTAATCCCTTCGTTACCGGAAATCCTAATATCCGCTATTATGCTGGCGCACCTCTTGTTACTAATGAGGGAAATAGGCTGGGTACTTTATGCGTGATAGATACAGTACCGCGCGAACTTTCCGAAGCTCAGAAAATGGCCCTGGCAACTTTATCGGAACAGGTGGTAGCGCACTTAGAATTACGCCTGAAAAAGCAGGAAGTTGAAGAAGAGAAGCAACAACTTAAAGTTGTAAATCAGAGGTTGGATGAGGTAATGACTTTTGTGAATAAGCAATTACCGGATTCTATCCGCGATTTGCAAAAGGCAGCAGAGCAGCTTTCGCAGGATGAAGAAAATAACAACTGCCTAGAATCTGAAAGTGTCCGGTTAGTAAAAAATAATATCTCTAACCTCCAGAATATCTTAGCTAAAATACAGCAGGGTTAA
- the namA gene encoding NADPH dehydrogenase NamA, with protein sequence MNHLFSPLQIKSLTFKNRVVVSPMCQYSSTDGFANDWHLVHLGSRAVGGAALVIAEATAVNPEGRITPYDLGIWKDEHIEFLQRITSFIHQQGSVAGIQLAHAGRKASRNAPWMGSQLLSPDEGGWENIMAPSPIPVSEDLPAPVELTLDQIRQVVADFKAAASRALTAGFKVIEIHGAHGYLLHEFVSPLTNQRTDEYGGSFENRTRFIREVVQAVQEVWPSDLPLFVRLSATDWVPDENSWKLEDSITLASQLKDLGVDLIDCSSGGNVPVQQIKPGPGYQTPFAQAIREQAGILTGAVGLITSSLQADHIIRTGQADTVIIAREFLRDPYFPLTAASELHQPITWPVQYERAKPR encoded by the coding sequence ATGAATCATTTATTTAGTCCGCTCCAAATAAAATCACTTACTTTTAAAAATAGGGTAGTTGTATCGCCGATGTGCCAGTATTCCAGTACGGATGGTTTTGCCAATGACTGGCATTTGGTACATTTAGGCAGCCGCGCTGTGGGTGGTGCCGCCCTGGTAATTGCCGAAGCAACAGCTGTAAACCCCGAAGGACGTATTACTCCTTATGATCTTGGCATCTGGAAAGATGAGCATATTGAGTTTTTACAACGTATTACTTCTTTTATTCACCAGCAAGGTTCAGTAGCGGGTATTCAGTTAGCTCATGCCGGCCGCAAAGCCAGCCGCAACGCTCCCTGGATGGGTTCTCAACTTTTATCGCCCGATGAAGGTGGTTGGGAAAACATAATGGCTCCTAGCCCCATACCCGTAAGTGAAGACTTACCTGCACCCGTAGAACTTACTTTAGACCAGATCCGGCAAGTAGTAGCAGATTTTAAAGCCGCAGCCAGTCGCGCTTTAACAGCCGGTTTTAAAGTCATTGAAATTCATGGAGCCCACGGTTATTTACTGCACGAGTTTGTATCGCCGCTTACCAACCAGCGCACCGATGAATACGGCGGCTCCTTTGAGAACCGAACTCGGTTCATCCGGGAAGTTGTACAAGCGGTGCAGGAAGTATGGCCATCGGATTTGCCGTTGTTTGTCCGTCTTTCTGCTACTGATTGGGTGCCCGACGAGAACTCCTGGAAACTGGAAGATTCTATAACATTAGCGAGCCAGTTAAAAGACTTAGGGGTAGATTTGATTGATTGTTCGTCGGGTGGGAATGTACCGGTGCAGCAGATTAAACCAGGGCCGGGTTACCAAACTCCCTTTGCGCAAGCTATCCGGGAGCAGGCGGGCATTTTAACCGGAGCCGTTGGTTTAATTACCTCTTCCTTGCAAGCCGATCATATTATCCGGACGGGGCAGGCTGATACTGTTATTATTGCCCGGGAGTTTTTACGTGATCCTTATTTTCCTTTAACAGCTGCTTCGGAGTTGCACCAGCCTATCACCTGGCCGGTACAATACGAACGAGCCAAACCCCGCTGA